A stretch of DNA from Gymnodinialimonas sp. 57CJ19:
TGCCGCCCTGATCGCGGATGACCTGGGCCAGAAATCCCAGCTCGTCGTCCTTGGTGTCATAGGTGCCGATGACGAGGATCGTCTTGTCTGCATTTTGCGCGGCCATGGATGCCTCCTACAGCTTGATCCAAGCGGTTTTGAGATTGATGTATTTCTCGATTGCGTGCAGCGATTTGTCGGCGCCATTGCCCGATTGACCGACGCCCCCCAAAGGCACGGTTCCGTCCGCGCCGCCGTAGGTATTCACATGCATCACCCCGGTTCGCACGCCGCGAACCATGCGATGCGCACGAGACAGGTTGGAGGTCCATACCCCCCCCGCAAGCCCGTAAACGGTGCCATTGGCAAGGTGGACGGCCTCCTCCTCGGTGGCGAACGAGGTTACACCCAAGACGGGGCCGAAGACCTCTTTTTGGGTCAACGTGGCGTCAGGCGTCACGCCGGTCACGATGGTGGGGGCCATGTAAAAGCCGCCGGTGTCTTGCAGAATACGCTCGCCACCGGTGATAATCTGCCCGCCCTCGGCCTTGGCCGTTTCCACAAAGCCAAGGTTGGCCTGCAACTGGATGTCGGAGTTCACCGCACCGATCTGAGTGTTCATTTGCAACGGGTCACCCACGCGCATGGCTTCTGCGGCCTTGGCCACCGCTGCGACGAAATCATCGTGGATTGCTGCCTCGACCAGCAGGCGCGATCCCGCGACGCAGACTTGGCCGGCGTTGCGGAAAATTCCGCTGGCCGCGACCGTGGCGGCTTCATCAAGGTTGGGGGCGTCTGCGAAAATGATGTTGGGGGATTTGCCACCCAACTCCAGATACACGCGCTTCATGTTGGAGCGCGCCGCATATTCCATCAGCCGCCGCCCCGTGGCCCCCGATCCGGTGAACGCCAGAACATCGACGTCCATGGAAAGGCCGAGGGTTTCGCCCACGACCCTGCCCTCGCCCGTCACCGCGTTCAACACCCCCGGCGGCAAGCCTGCCTCTAACGCCAGTTCCGCCATGCGCATCAGCGAAAGCGAGGCGGTCTCCGAGGGCTTCAGGACGACGGAATTACCCATCGCAAGGGCGGGTCCCAACTTCCAGGCCCCGATCATCAGTGGGAAATTCCACGGGATGATCGCGCCGACAACGCCCACGGGTTCCTTGTGGATCAGACCCAGAATATCCGAGGCTGTTGGCGCGATCTCGCCGTAGATCTTATCCAGAGCCTCAGCGTAATAGCGGATGGTTGCGGCGGCCGATCCGGGTTCTGCCTTTAGGGCCATGGAAATTTCGGTGCCGTTGTCCTGCACGCCTAATACGGCAAGCTCCAGCGCGTTGGCCTCGATCAGGTCGGCCCATTTCATCAGGACCTTTTTGCGTGCCGCCGGTGGCTGGCCCGCCCAACGGCCATCCTCGAACGCGGCGCGGGCCGATGCGATTGCGGCCTCCATATCTCTTGCCGTGCCTTTGGCTGTCGTTGTCAAAACCTGCCCATCAATGGGCGAGATCACGTCCATCGTCGCGCCATCGCTGGCGGCTACGTGCTTGCCGTCAATCAGATGCGCGAACGCGGGAACGGGCAGCGCGCGCAGGGTGTCGATTTGATGTTGGTCCATTGGTCCTACCGTGTCTGGCTGTCGTGCAAATCGTGATCTTCATCGGGCTGATGGGCGCGGGATTCCTTGATCAGGGTGCGAACATGCAGGACCAGAACGATGACGATGATTGCAAAGAGGATGAAGGCTATCGGGCGTTCGATCATGTCGAACGGAGTGTTGAGGCGGGGCAACGCAGAGCGGAGTTTCACCTCCATGATGCCGCCAAGCACCATGCCAAGGATGATCGGCACGATGGGCAGGTTCAGGCGCTTCAGGATCAGACCCAGCACACCAAACCCCGCCGCGATCATGCAATCGGTCAGGGAATTGCGCAGCGAGTAGACGCCCACAAACGACAGAAGCAGGATCATCACGCCAAGGAACCGCGTCGGCACGCGAATGATCTTCGTCAGCATGTTGGTCGAAAACAGCAAGAAGACCATCACGATGACATTCAACGCGATCAGCGCGAAATACAGCCCGTAAACAAGGTCGATGTTGTTTTGGAACAATTGCGGGCCGGGAATGACGTTGTGGACATAGAACACCGACAACATCATCGCGGTCAGCGCCTCGCCGGGAATACCAAGGGCGAGTAGCGGGATCATTGCGGCGGCGGGCACCGCGTTATTGGCAGCCTCCGAGGCGACGAGCCCCTCGGGCGATCCTTTGCCGAATTGGTCCGGCGTCTTGGAGGTCTTCTGAGCATAGGTGTAGCTCATGAATTGTGCGGTAAATTCACCGGTGCCCGGGATCATGCCCAGAACCACCCCAAAGGCCGATGCGACAGTGGCCACGCGCTTGTGCTTCATCAGCTCTCGTAGCCCCGCCCCGATCCGGCCCGAGACCGGCTTTGCCTCGGGGCTGCTGTCGGGTTGCAGCAGCAAGAAGAACGCCTGACTAAGCGCGAACAGGCCCAGAACCACGACGATCAGGTTCACCCCGGAGCTAAGGAACGAATACCCGAAGGTGAAGCGCTGCGTATAGGTGACGGCATCCAGCCCGACGGTTTGCAGAAAGATACCAAACATCGCCAGCAACCCAGCCGCGAAGATCTGCCCCCGGTGCGCAAGAACCACAAGGATGATGCCCAAAAGCGCGGCCAGAAAGATTTCGCGGCTGCCAAACATCGGCGCGACCAGCGCCAGCACGGGGGACAGCAGGATCAGGCAGCCGATCCCGAAAATACCGCCCCAGAATGACGCGGCATAGGCCAGAGACACGGCCCGGTGCGCCTCTCCGTTCTG
This window harbors:
- a CDS encoding aldehyde dehydrogenase, with product MDQHQIDTLRALPVPAFAHLIDGKHVAASDGATMDVISPIDGQVLTTTAKGTARDMEAAIASARAAFEDGRWAGQPPAARKKVLMKWADLIEANALELAVLGVQDNGTEISMALKAEPGSAAATIRYYAEALDKIYGEIAPTASDILGLIHKEPVGVVGAIIPWNFPLMIGAWKLGPALAMGNSVVLKPSETASLSLMRMAELALEAGLPPGVLNAVTGEGRVVGETLGLSMDVDVLAFTGSGATGRRLMEYAARSNMKRVYLELGGKSPNIIFADAPNLDEAATVAASGIFRNAGQVCVAGSRLLVEAAIHDDFVAAVAKAAEAMRVGDPLQMNTQIGAVNSDIQLQANLGFVETAKAEGGQIITGGERILQDTGGFYMAPTIVTGVTPDATLTQKEVFGPVLGVTSFATEEEAVHLANGTVYGLAGGVWTSNLSRAHRMVRGVRTGVMHVNTYGGADGTVPLGGVGQSGNGADKSLHAIEKYINLKTAWIKL
- a CDS encoding tripartite tricarboxylate transporter permease; translation: MENILAGLEMITRWDVLVALLVGSIGGVIIGAIPGVGPAVAIAILLPATFSLDPIVGLTVLLGIYGSSMYGGAIPAVLINTPGTAVNALTSYDGYPMTQNGEAHRAVSLAYAASFWGGIFGIGCLILLSPVLALVAPMFGSREIFLAALLGIILVVLAHRGQIFAAGLLAMFGIFLQTVGLDAVTYTQRFTFGYSFLSSGVNLIVVVLGLFALSQAFFLLLQPDSSPEAKPVSGRIGAGLRELMKHKRVATVASAFGVVLGMIPGTGEFTAQFMSYTYAQKTSKTPDQFGKGSPEGLVASEAANNAVPAAAMIPLLALGIPGEALTAMMLSVFYVHNVIPGPQLFQNNIDLVYGLYFALIALNVIVMVFLLFSTNMLTKIIRVPTRFLGVMILLLSFVGVYSLRNSLTDCMIAAGFGVLGLILKRLNLPIVPIILGMVLGGIMEVKLRSALPRLNTPFDMIERPIAFILFAIIVIVLVLHVRTLIKESRAHQPDEDHDLHDSQTR